The genomic segment TTTATCAGCACCAGTTTCGCCAGCGCACATGCCTTGTACGCCTGCATACACACCTTATGCTGTTAATTCATGTCATAATCATTTTAACTCATGTCATAACTACTATGATGCATATCACAATCCTTGTGATGTATTAGGGTTCGTTTATTAGAAGTTTGTTTTAAACAACTTACATACACATGTAGTGCTGCCTTAGCATACGTGCTTTATGTTTTTCTAAGAACATGTAGGTATTATTTAAATAATACCTACATGCCTCACATTACAACTAGTTCAATTAAACTTACAGTTTCTTTTTAAAATCTTGTCATTTTAAGTACATATATTTAATTGAATTGCTATTAAAGACATATTTTAAAATGTATTGTAAACTAAAGATTTTGAATATGCCAATTTTAATCTTTATGTTATAAAATTATTAATTATTTTGTCCTATAATAATCTAATAGTTATTTTTTAAAGGATTTTTATGACTTGCTATTCAATTTCACAACCGTATAATGCTTATTTTCATAATAAAGGTGAACCTTATTTCTTAGATCTTAAATCGGTACTCGTGCCTGATAAATCTGATAACAAACCTCACCTTGATAAAGATTGTATAACCGTACAAAAACTTTGCCTTACAGGCGATCATCATATTCCTAATATTCCTAACTTTCACACGTTTTTTAAGCATCATCACTCTCCGTTCCACGGTGATCATCATCCATACCTTAAACACTATCATAATCCATGTTACAATAGTCACCACGATGCAGCATGGTACCACGCTCACGATTCTGGTAACACAGTAGTGTTGAACATACCACCATATTGGGGCTGGGGTTGGGGAACAGGAACTAAATGGGCTGGAGCAACAGAAGTTGCAAGAGCTGAGGGAATGCCTATAGGTCATTCAGAACCTATTGCAGCAGCTGATCCTGTTACAGAGATAATTTAAGGACAATAAACTTTTGTAGGTAATTGTAGCGAAGGTAATGAAGGACATCAAAAGCGTGTAGAGGATCAAAAGTGAGTGATATCGTATTACGGTTACAAATAGCATTGACTTAATATGATAAATAAGGTATAAGATAAAAAAGGGATATGCACTATGTGCCTTTGTCTATTGGTTTATAACCTTATTATAGCCCATTTTCGATTTACGGCCTTTCTTGCCTTCCCTACTAATACTGTTAATTTGAGATAGAGTTTTAATTATATAGGAGATTTCTATGCCAGAAAGTAATGAGAATTTAGAGACTACAGTAGAAGAAAGCAGTGAAGAAGAAACTTCTTTAGATACTACGGTAGAAGAAAGCAGTGAAGAGAAAACCTCTTTAAACGCTACAGTAGAAGAAAGCAGTGAAGAGGAAACTTCTTTAAACACTACAGTAGAAGAAAGTAGTGAAGAGGAAACTTCTTTAAACGCTGCGGTAGAAGAAAGTAGTGAAGAAGAAATTTCTTTAGAGACTACAGTAGAAGAAAGCAGTGAAGAAAAAACTTCTTTAGGCACCACAACAGTAGATAATGAAAATGGAGAAACTACTGCAGAAGCTATAGTAGACAATGGAAGTGGGAAAGAACTTGCTGTAGAGACTGCAGTAGATAGCGAAGGTGAGGAAGGACCTGCTAAAGAGCCTACAGTAGACAATAAAAATGTCGAAAAACCTCATATAAATAATATAGCAGATGGAGACAAAACTATTGAAAAACTTACTACAATGGATGCAGGAAAACCTACAGTAGACGAAGGAAAACTTCCTATAAAGCCTACAGTAGATGGAGGAGTTAAATTTAAACCTCCTGTAGATGAGCACCCATGTTTCAACCATCATCATAACGTATGCTTCAAGCATTTCCACGATCCATATTACAACAGCCATCATGCTGCATGGTATAACACCTACGATTCTGGCAATACAGTGATAGTACCTTATGGTTGGAAAGGTAATATACCCGTAGTAAAAGTTGGAGGACATGTGGAATTCTTTGATTTTAATAAGCATGTGCTAATGTCTGATCTAGGTTGCAATGTTTTTGATTGTTATTAATTGCAAGAAGCTTCTTAATGTCGATAAAATGTGTGAATGAGAGTAGAGGGGAGTCATTAGATCTCTTGTATAATCAATTTGTGGTAAAAAATTTTTAGGGGAAACGCACCGCAGAATACTTAGAGCGCAAGCGAATTTTGATGCGAAAATTACTACCAGAAAGCAGATGATGCAAGAGATCTATTTGTAAACATGCCATGCTTCATGTTTTACAACAACTCCTGTGCTGTTGTTTGACGGCATTGATAGACTCGCAATAATATGAGATAAATCTTTAATTATCCTAACTTATTCGCTATATTGTTGGAGGTTTTCATAGTTTTTCTAGTTGATGAACATTTTCAGGCAGGTTTACTCTTTAATTTTGAGCAAATTAAATGAGCTGAAGCAAAGAGGTGAGATAAATACAAGTGCAGCAAATTTTATTGTAGAACCTCCAAGCAATAGAAAACATGGTGATATTTACACAAACGTTGCTATGGTGCTTGCAAAGCATGAGAAAAAGAATCCTCTAGAAATTGCAAGAGTCTTAGCCAAACAGTTCGCACTGCTTGATGAAATCGCAAAAGTAGAAATAGCGAGCCCTGGTTTTATCAACATGCACTTAAAAATAGAGGTATGGCATGGGGTTTTAAAACAAATAAATGAGCTGAAAACAGAGTTTGGTACTCTAAATATTGGAAATAACCAGGTTGTTAATGTCGAATTTGTGTCTGCAAATCCAACTGGTCCACTGCATATTGGCCATGCAAGAGGAGCAGTGTTTGGTGACGTTTTGGCAAATTTGCTGAAAAAAGTTGGTTACACAGTTACTAAGGAGTACTACATCAATGATGCTGGAGCACAAGTAGACACATTAGTTCAGTCAGTGTATTTGCGATATAAGGAAGCCCTGGGAGAAAAAGTTAGCATTGCAAAAGGCTTATATCCCGGTGAATATTTAAAGCCAATAGGGGAGGGGCTGGCCAAAAAGTACGGCAAGGAGCTTCTAGAAAAGCAAGATGATCAAGTAATCAGAAAATATACTTTAAGTTCTATCTTAGAACTCATAAAGGAGGACATGAACTTACTTGGAGTAAGTCATGATGTTTTTACCTCGGAGTATGAACTACAAAAAAGTGGCAAAATTGAGGAAAGCATAAAATTGCTGTCTAACAAGGGTTTAGTGTATGAAGGATACTTAGAGAAACCAAAAGGCAAAGAAAGCGAAAATTGGACTTCCAGAAAAGAGATGTTATTTCGCTCCACAGAATTTGGTGATGATGTTGACCGTCCACTGAAAAAAGAGGACGGCAGCTGGACTTATTTTGCATCGGATATTGCTTACCATTTTGATAAGATATTGCGTGGTTTTAACAATATGATCGTGGCACTCGGCAGTGACCATGGAGGTTATGTTAAAAGGTTAAAAGCGGTTGTCTCTGCACTGAGTGACAACCAAGCAAAGATAGAGGTAAAACTACATAATATTGTGAATTTTTTCGAAAGTGGAAAGCCTGTTAAAATGTCCAAAAGATCAGGAAACTTTTTAACGGCAAGAGATGTAGTGGAAGAAGTTGGCAGGGATATCACTCGTTTTATAATGTTAACACGCAAGAATGACATGGTTCTTGACTTTGATTTTGCTAAAGTTAAAGAACAATCAAAAGACAACCCTATTTTTTACGTGCAATATGCACACGCTCGTGCTCATTCGTTGATGCGAAATGCTCCAAAAAAGTTACCAAACGCAGATCCTTCACTTTTAAAAACTGATGGAGAGCTATTCCTCATAAAAACCCTAGCAAAATGGCCAGATGTGGTGGAAATTGCAGCAAGGCTTTATGAACCACATAGAATTACTTTCTATTTACTTGAAGTTGCAGAAGCATTTCATGCTTTATGGGGGTATGGCAAAAGCGATTTAAACATGCGGTTCATACTAGAAGATAACCTAAATCTCACTGCTGCAAGAATGTTCCTTGTACAAGCCTTAGCACATGTCATTGCTTCTGGGCTTTCCATCTTTAATATCACACCTCTCAAAGAAATGAGTTGATTTTTTGTTATAGTATATGGTTGATGGGAACGTTATCTGTGGAAAGGAGCTGATTTTAATATAAACCACCTGTTTAAAATTGAAAGAATGTATTCGTTCAACTCGAAGACTGTTCACTCGTTTGATTTGAAGATCACGAAGATAATACATGCACCCAACCTAAATCTCACATTATTGTACTTATACAATTCCCAGTTATTGCATATTTGCTTTCTGTGTAGTGGGAATTGGTATAAGTTTTTATTTTTTATGCCACTCATTTATGAGTTTATTAACATCGGAATCTACAAAATCTTTTAGTGGTTGCCTGACTTTTACCTCAGCATTTTTGGGAATACACCTATCTTTACATATTGCATATTTTACATGAAAATTAAGGTCAATGTACCCTTGACTTGAAAGCACATTCATTTTAAAGGGAAATAACACCATATCCTCATACACGTTACTGATAAATATCTCTCTTCCTACTTTATCTCTATGTTCTTTTGGAATAGGCCAGTGAATATATATATTTAACACGTTGCCTTTGCAATCAAAAGAGGTGGGAAGACCAAAATCCCCAGGATCTTTATAATATATATGCCAACCTGGTTTTATTGTGACCTTTATTGCGCCTTCAAGAGTGAGATTTGCTTCACTTACCTTACCAATAAGCAAATCAAATTTTGCAACTTCCTCGTCGGCATACACCTGGGTACAAAAGAAAAACCAAAGCAATATTGAATATACATATACTTTCATAAAAGTAGTTCTACTCTATATCATAAAGAAAATAATTTATATTTTAGCTATTATAATAAATAACATTATATAAATCATTTATTAATATAATATTATATTAATATAAGCATAATCATGAGATCTCCTATGCTGTCTTTATTGTTATGAGACAATCACAGTATTCAGGCAGTAAAAAGGATAAGTTGTTA from the Candidatus Wolbachia massiliensis genome contains:
- the argS gene encoding arginine--tRNA ligase, encoding MNIFRQVYSLILSKLNELKQRGEINTSAANFIVEPPSNRKHGDIYTNVAMVLAKHEKKNPLEIARVLAKQFALLDEIAKVEIASPGFINMHLKIEVWHGVLKQINELKTEFGTLNIGNNQVVNVEFVSANPTGPLHIGHARGAVFGDVLANLLKKVGYTVTKEYYINDAGAQVDTLVQSVYLRYKEALGEKVSIAKGLYPGEYLKPIGEGLAKKYGKELLEKQDDQVIRKYTLSSILELIKEDMNLLGVSHDVFTSEYELQKSGKIEESIKLLSNKGLVYEGYLEKPKGKESENWTSRKEMLFRSTEFGDDVDRPLKKEDGSWTYFASDIAYHFDKILRGFNNMIVALGSDHGGYVKRLKAVVSALSDNQAKIEVKLHNIVNFFESGKPVKMSKRSGNFLTARDVVEEVGRDITRFIMLTRKNDMVLDFDFAKVKEQSKDNPIFYVQYAHARAHSLMRNAPKKLPNADPSLLKTDGELFLIKTLAKWPDVVEIAARLYEPHRITFYLLEVAEAFHALWGYGKSDLNMRFILEDNLNLTAARMFLVQALAHVIASGLSIFNITPLKEMS
- a CDS encoding protein-disulfide reductase DsbD domain-containing protein; amino-acid sequence: MKVYVYSILLWFFFCTQVYADEEVAKFDLLIGKVSEANLTLEGAIKVTIKPGWHIYYKDPGDFGLPTSFDCKGNVLNIYIHWPIPKEHRDKVGREIFISNVYEDMVLFPFKMNVLSSQGYIDLNFHVKYAICKDRCIPKNAEVKVRQPLKDFVDSDVNKLINEWHKK